One genomic region from Gossypium hirsutum isolate 1008001.06 chromosome D13, Gossypium_hirsutum_v2.1, whole genome shotgun sequence encodes:
- the LOC121225433 gene encoding LOW QUALITY PROTEIN: probable aldo-keto reductase 1 (The sequence of the model RefSeq protein was modified relative to this genomic sequence to represent the inferred CDS: deleted 2 bases in 1 codon), with the protein MAQPDYLLQIPTVKLGTQGLEVSKLGFGCMGLTGIYNSPLSEDEIISIINHAFAKGITFFDTADVYGAHTNEVLVGKALKQLPREKIQLATKFGIAGMAPTGMIVKGSPEYVRSCCEASLKRLDVDYIDLYYQHRVDTSVPIEETMGELKKLVEEGKVKYIGLSESSPDTIRRAHAVHPITAVQMEWSLWTRDIEDEIVPLCRDLGIGIVPYSPLGRGFFGGRAVVDSLSAGTFLASHPRFQGDNLEKNKNIYIRIEDQAKKRQCTPAQLALAWVLQQGDDVVPIPGTTKIKNLDQNINSLRVKLTASDLKEIRDAVPIEEVAGDRNYDSMKKASWKFADTCKRCWGFN; encoded by the exons ATGGCGCAACCAGATTACTTGTTACAAATCCCCACAGTCAAACTGGGCACCCAAGGACTTGAG GTTTCCAAGTTGGGTTTTGGATGCATGGGTTTAACTGGAATCTACAACTCACCT CTCTCTGAGGATGAAATCATATCAATCATTAATCACGCCTTTGCTAAAGGAATCACTTTCTTTGACACGGCTGATGTTTACGGAGCGCATACCAATGAAGTTTTGGTTGGCAAG GCCTTGAAACAATTACCAAGAGAAAAAATTCAACTAGCCACCAAGTTCGGTATTGCAGGGATGGCACCTACTGGTATGATCGTGAAAGGTAGTCCTGAGTATGTCCGGTCGTGCTGCGAGGCGAGCTTGAAGCGTCTCGATGTCGATTACATCGATCTCTATTATCAGCATCGGGTGGACACGTCGGTACCTATAGAAGAAACC ATGGGTGAACTTAAGAAACTGGTTGAAGAGGGAAAAGTCAAATACATCGGATTATCTGAATCCAGTCCCGATACAATACGGAGAGCACATGCTGTTCATCCGATCACAGCAGTCCAAATGGAGTGGTCGCTCTGGACTCGTGATATTGAGGATGAGATTGTTCCTCTTTGCAG GGATCTTGGTATTGGAATAGTTCCTTATAGCCCCCTTGGTCGAGGATTCTTCGGTGGTAGAGCAGTAGTGGATAGTTTATCTGCAGGAACTTTCTTG GCTTCACATCCCCGGTTTCAAGGAGACAACTTGGAGAAGAACAAGAACATTTACATTCGAATCGAAGATCAGGCAAAGAAGCGTCAATGCACTCCGGCTCAACTGGCACTAGCATGGGTTCTCCAGCAAGGGGACGATGTTGTACCGATTCCTG GAACAACAAAGATTAAGAACCTTGATCAGAATATTAACTCGTTGAGAGTGAAACTCACTGCCAGTGACTTAAAAGAAATCAGAGATGCTGTCCCGATTGAAGAGGTCGCAGGCGATCGGAACTACGATAGCATGAAGAAAGCTTCATGGAAATTTGC